From Achromobacter spanius, a single genomic window includes:
- a CDS encoding efflux RND transporter periplasmic adaptor subunit: MKKSRSKFKRYVLIAVILLLLVFGARAAFFSAPPPPTFAVAEVSRADLEDSVLASGTIDAIERVSVGAQATGQLKSLKVELGDRVKKGQLVAEIDDLTQQNELRNAEAALQTRRAERAAKVATLKQAELAFKRQRMMLAADASSREAYESAEATLAVTRAEIASLDAQIAQAEIQVDTARVNLGYTRIVSPIDGMVVAVVTKEGQTVNSIQSAPTIIKVAQVDTMTIKAQISEADVTRVKPGLPVYFTILGEPDERYRATLRAVEPAPDSIQKDDATSSLTSSTSSSTSAAVYYNGLFDVPNPDEKLRISMTAQVFIVLGEAKGAVVVPASALGKRGKDGRYEVRVVGEGNKTETRQVRIGMNNNVQAQVLEGLEVGERVVSADSSPAAAKPGA, from the coding sequence ATGAAAAAGTCCCGCAGCAAGTTCAAGCGCTACGTCCTGATAGCCGTCATCCTCCTGCTTCTCGTGTTTGGCGCGCGCGCCGCGTTCTTTTCGGCGCCGCCACCGCCGACGTTCGCGGTGGCCGAAGTGTCCCGGGCGGACCTGGAAGACAGCGTCCTGGCCAGCGGCACCATCGACGCCATCGAACGCGTCAGCGTCGGCGCGCAGGCCACGGGCCAGCTCAAGTCCCTGAAGGTGGAACTGGGCGATCGCGTCAAGAAGGGGCAACTGGTCGCCGAGATCGACGACCTGACCCAGCAGAACGAACTGCGCAATGCCGAGGCGGCGTTGCAGACGCGGCGCGCCGAACGGGCCGCCAAGGTCGCCACGCTGAAGCAGGCGGAACTGGCGTTCAAGCGTCAGCGCATGATGCTGGCGGCCGACGCCAGCTCGCGCGAGGCCTATGAATCGGCCGAGGCCACGCTGGCCGTGACGCGCGCCGAGATCGCGTCGCTGGACGCGCAGATCGCGCAGGCGGAGATCCAGGTGGACACGGCCCGGGTCAACCTGGGCTACACGCGCATCGTCTCGCCGATCGACGGCATGGTGGTGGCGGTGGTCACCAAGGAAGGCCAGACCGTCAACTCCATCCAGAGCGCGCCCACCATCATCAAGGTGGCGCAGGTGGACACCATGACGATCAAGGCGCAGATCTCCGAGGCCGACGTGACGCGGGTCAAGCCCGGGTTGCCGGTCTACTTCACCATTCTGGGCGAACCGGACGAGCGCTACCGCGCCACGCTGCGCGCGGTGGAACCGGCCCCGGATTCCATCCAGAAGGATGACGCGACGTCGTCGCTGACGTCCTCGACCAGCTCGTCCACCAGCGCCGCGGTCTATTACAACGGGCTGTTCGACGTGCCCAACCCCGACGAGAAGCTGCGCATTTCGATGACGGCCCAGGTCTTCATCGTGCTGGGCGAAGCCAAGGGGGCGGTGGTGGTGCCGGCGTCGGCGCTGGGCAAGCGTGGCAAGGACGGGCGCTACGAAGTGCGGGTGGTCGGGGAAGGCAACAAGACCGAGACGCGCCAGGTCCGCATCGGCATGAACAACAACGTGCAGGCGCAGGTGCTGGAAGGCCTGGAGGTGGGCGAACGCGTCGTGTCGGCGGATTCGTCGCCGGCCGCCGCCAAGCCGGGAGCCTGA
- a CDS encoding MacB family efflux pump subunit encodes MSGPLISLSGVRREFPAGDQTIAVLKDVNLTIEAGEMVAIVGASGSGKSTLMNILGCLDRPTRGDYKVDGRSTGELDPDELAQLRREHFGFIFQRYHLLADLSAQGNVEVPAVYAGKRREARLERASALLARLGLADRSEHRPGQLSGGQQQRVSIARALMNGGDIILADEPTGALDTHTGQEVLRILEELNAAGHTIIIVTHDMNVARHAQRIIEISDGEIVADKRNPDAPRHQTALDEAPAMAQRPAWQAYLDRCGEALRMALLAMNAHRLRTSLTMLGIIIGIAAVVSVVALGEGSRRKILEDISAIGTNTVEVFPGKDFGDEKAVNIRTLVAADAEALARESYVDSVTPEVGTSNTLRYRNVSVNGSIQGVGDQYFRVRAIKLAEGKFFDETSVARRAQEVVIDEGTRRALFGSHTEPIGQVIFLGSMPARVIGVTQKKDTVFGSNDSLNVWIPYTTALSRVLGQQHLKSITVRVNDATPPAAAEQAIVRVLTRRHVVKDFFVFNTDAVRKTIERTTATMTLLVSLIALISLMVGGIGVMNIMLVSVTERTREIGVRMAVGARRSDIMQQFLIEAVLVCLIGGAVGILLSLGLGVLVSKATGGSFQMIYSTASMVAAFTCSTLIGVIFGYLPARNAARLDPVEALARE; translated from the coding sequence ATGAGCGGTCCGCTCATTTCCCTGTCGGGCGTGCGCCGCGAGTTTCCGGCGGGCGACCAGACGATTGCGGTCCTGAAGGACGTCAACCTCACGATCGAGGCGGGCGAGATGGTCGCCATCGTGGGGGCGTCCGGGTCGGGCAAGTCGACGCTGATGAACATCCTGGGCTGCCTGGACCGGCCCACGCGCGGCGACTACAAGGTCGACGGCCGGAGCACGGGCGAGCTGGATCCGGACGAGCTGGCGCAGCTGCGCCGGGAACACTTCGGGTTCATCTTCCAGCGCTATCACCTGCTGGCGGACCTGAGCGCGCAGGGCAACGTGGAGGTGCCGGCGGTCTACGCGGGCAAGCGCCGCGAGGCGCGGCTGGAGCGGGCCTCGGCCTTGCTGGCGCGGCTGGGCCTGGCGGATCGTTCCGAGCATCGGCCTGGCCAGCTTTCCGGCGGTCAGCAGCAGCGGGTGAGTATCGCGCGGGCGCTGATGAACGGCGGCGACATCATCCTGGCCGACGAGCCGACCGGCGCGCTGGACACGCATACGGGCCAGGAGGTGCTGCGCATCCTGGAAGAGCTGAACGCGGCGGGACACACGATCATCATCGTCACGCACGATATGAACGTGGCGCGTCACGCGCAGCGCATCATCGAGATCAGCGACGGCGAGATCGTCGCGGACAAGCGCAATCCGGACGCGCCACGCCATCAGACGGCGCTGGACGAGGCGCCGGCGATGGCCCAGCGGCCGGCCTGGCAGGCGTATCTGGACCGCTGCGGCGAGGCGCTGCGCATGGCGCTGCTGGCGATGAACGCGCACCGGCTGCGCACGTCGCTGACGATGCTGGGCATCATCATCGGCATTGCGGCGGTGGTGTCGGTGGTGGCGCTGGGCGAGGGTTCGCGGCGCAAGATCCTGGAAGACATCAGCGCGATCGGCACGAACACGGTTGAGGTCTTTCCGGGCAAGGATTTCGGCGACGAGAAGGCGGTGAACATCCGCACGCTGGTGGCGGCCGACGCGGAGGCGCTGGCGCGCGAGTCCTATGTGGACAGCGTGACGCCGGAAGTGGGCACGAGCAATACGCTGCGCTATCGCAACGTGTCGGTGAATGGGTCGATCCAGGGCGTGGGCGATCAATACTTCCGGGTGCGTGCGATCAAACTGGCCGAGGGCAAGTTCTTTGACGAGACGAGCGTGGCGCGCCGCGCGCAGGAAGTGGTGATCGACGAGGGCACGCGGCGTGCGCTGTTCGGGTCGCACACGGAACCGATCGGGCAGGTGATCTTCCTGGGGTCGATGCCGGCGCGCGTGATCGGGGTGACGCAGAAGAAGGACACGGTGTTTGGCAGCAACGATTCGCTGAACGTGTGGATTCCCTATACGACGGCGCTGTCGCGGGTGCTGGGGCAGCAGCATCTGAAGAGCATCACGGTGCGCGTGAACGACGCGACGCCGCCGGCCGCGGCGGAGCAGGCGATCGTGCGGGTGCTGACGCGCCGGCATGTGGTGAAGGACTTTTTCGTGTTCAACACGGATGCGGTGCGCAAGACGATCGAGCGCACGACGGCGACGATGACGCTGCTGGTGTCGCTGATCGCGCTGATTTCGCTGATGGTGGGCGGGATCGGGGTGATGAACATCATGCTGGTGTCGGTGACCGAGCGCACGCGCGAGATCGGGGTGCGGATGGCGGTGGGCGCGCGGCGCAGCGACATCATGCAGCAGTTTCTGATCGAGGCGGTGCTGGTGTGCCTGATCGGCGGGGCGGTGGGCATTCTGTTGTCGCTGGGCTTGGGGGTGCTGGTCAGCAAGGCGACGGGCGGCTCGTTCCAGATGATCTATTCCACGGCATCGATGGTGGCGGCATTTACGTGCTCGACACTGATTGGTGTGATTTTTGGCTATCTGCCGGCGCGCAACGCGGCGCGCCTGGATCCCGTCGAGGCGTTGGCCCGGGAATGA
- a CDS encoding efflux transporter outer membrane subunit has product MKAVSLLCKPLGVVLVLALGGCGLLRTDYERPAVSVPASWTYARAGADAGAQASLADGGDWWRNFDDPVLNGLVDTALARNNDLAAAAIRVRRAQYQAGLADDQLMPQFGGDANVSRVRNLYGDRAITRANSAELTVSYQVDLWGKLARQRDAAQWEALATEQDRQSAALSLVGTTATLYWQTAFINQRIASSEESIAYARRTQDLVRAQYAAGGASALELAEAEQTVASQEAAHALLVQQRVEYINALTILFDGPPDRITADPMRLPSSALPEARAGVPAELLGRRPDLRAAELRLRESLATVDATRASFYPPVTLTGALGTSSPTLSDVLKNPIGTLGAGLTLPFLQWNQMQLNIRISKTDFEERVVTFRQALYQAMADVENALSNRTQLGIRAGQLDLSLRAAREAERLYEVRYRAGAVPLRDWLDAQEKRRVAEVARDENMLNRLVNQVTVYQALGGDDVVAVGGEGLRM; this is encoded by the coding sequence ATGAAAGCAGTTTCTCTTTTGTGCAAACCGCTGGGCGTGGTGCTGGTGTTGGCGCTGGGCGGATGCGGTCTGCTGCGTACGGATTACGAGCGGCCGGCGGTGAGTGTGCCGGCATCCTGGACTTATGCGAGGGCCGGTGCCGATGCGGGTGCGCAGGCGTCGTTGGCGGACGGGGGCGACTGGTGGCGCAATTTCGATGATCCGGTGCTGAACGGGCTGGTGGACACGGCGCTGGCGCGCAATAACGATCTGGCAGCGGCGGCGATTCGCGTGCGGCGGGCGCAGTATCAGGCAGGATTGGCGGACGATCAGTTGATGCCGCAATTCGGCGGTGACGCGAATGTGTCGCGGGTGCGCAATCTGTATGGGGATCGTGCGATCACGCGGGCCAATTCGGCTGAGCTGACGGTGAGCTATCAGGTGGACCTGTGGGGCAAGCTGGCGCGCCAGCGGGACGCGGCGCAGTGGGAGGCGCTGGCGACGGAGCAGGATCGCCAGAGCGCGGCGCTGTCGCTGGTGGGTACGACGGCGACGTTGTATTGGCAGACGGCGTTCATCAATCAACGCATTGCCAGCAGCGAGGAGAGCATTGCCTACGCGCGGCGCACGCAGGATCTGGTGCGGGCGCAGTATGCGGCGGGCGGGGCGTCGGCGCTGGAGCTGGCTGAAGCCGAGCAGACGGTGGCAAGCCAGGAGGCGGCACATGCGTTGCTGGTGCAGCAGCGGGTTGAGTACATCAATGCGTTGACGATTCTGTTCGATGGGCCGCCGGATCGCATTACGGCGGATCCGATGCGGTTGCCTTCGAGTGCGTTGCCGGAGGCGCGGGCAGGGGTGCCGGCGGAGTTGCTGGGGCGGCGGCCGGATCTGCGGGCGGCTGAGCTGCGGTTGCGGGAGTCGCTGGCTACCGTGGATGCGACGCGGGCGAGCTTTTATCCGCCGGTGACGTTGACGGGGGCGTTGGGCACGTCGAGCCCGACGTTGTCGGATGTGCTGAAGAATCCGATCGGGACGTTGGGGGCGGGGTTGACGTTGCCGTTTCTGCAGTGGAATCAGATGCAGCTCAATATCCGGATTTCGAAGACGGATTTTGAGGAGCGGGTGGTGACGTTCCGGCAGGCGCTTTATCAGGCGATGGCGGATGTGGAGAATGCGTTGTCGAATCGCACGCAGTTGGGGATTCGGGCGGGGCAGCTGGATCTGTCTTTGCGGGCGGCTCGGGAGGCTGAGCGGTTGTACGAGGTCAGGTATCGGGCGGGGGCGGTGCCGCTGCGGGATTGGCTGGATGCGCAGGAGAAGCGGCGGGTGGCTGAGGTGGCGCGGGACGAGAATATGTTGAACCGGTTGGTGAATCAGGTGACGGTTTATCAGGCGTTGGGTGGGGATGATGTGGTGGCTGTGGGTGGTGAGGGGCTGCGGATGTGA
- a CDS encoding alkaline phosphatase D family protein, with protein sequence MDRRKFLKWGSFLTVSAATAGLAGCNGSNDDDDDNGGGDDGNNGGGTPARFQFPQGIASGDPRPDSIILWTRVIGDTGAAVPIRVQMARDESFTQLLVDAPITAEPDWDHTVRHKVTGLDAATTYYYRFLAGGSTSPTGRTRTAPAENAAVAQLKFAFISCQDWSVNHWAAFDDLAAQDLDFVVHLGDYIYETVKAGFQTGGVESAHAPLTLPDGTARADGAIFATTLADYRSLYRSYRSDPRLQALHARYPVIAIWDDHEFSDDCWQDHQTYGVADDETPLTSRRRGASQAWFEFMPADVSLDLANPSFQNIQIYRAFRFGSLATLLMTDERLYRADHIIPEQQVGSEIGSRYFVPKRLLSQVESLKMANAGGQLTPVSILGDTQRDWWKAQLAASTTSWNLWGNEVSLLRMQFNGTQAVAGLLAQGLAAAQSALAPLTALMATALAQDLTAADHTSGKPVTAYPALSTLLDTQAGIPPAAFAVQIKPLLDAQLPPSLLLDEYLLNADQWDGYNAERKHLMAYVRDTGIRNLVALTGDIHAFFAGPVMDDYDAATPKPVMVDLVTAGISSNSFFSYFKNVVDTDPAFAAAKPLIYGENAGKIQNAFNSTLMQFNSDWMRHIDTDAQGYAVVTLTETELRCVFNKLKPLNGTQPPAAPVVASQTVLTITSGTPDVIVAT encoded by the coding sequence ATGGACCGCAGAAAATTCCTGAAATGGGGTAGCTTCCTGACCGTCTCCGCCGCCACCGCCGGACTGGCCGGCTGTAATGGCAGCAACGACGATGACGATGACAATGGCGGCGGTGACGACGGCAACAACGGCGGCGGCACCCCCGCGCGCTTCCAGTTCCCGCAAGGCATCGCCTCCGGCGACCCACGGCCCGACAGCATCATCCTCTGGACCCGGGTAATCGGCGACACCGGCGCCGCCGTCCCCATCCGCGTCCAGATGGCCCGCGACGAATCCTTCACCCAACTCCTGGTCGACGCCCCCATCACCGCCGAGCCCGACTGGGACCACACCGTCCGCCACAAAGTCACCGGCCTCGACGCAGCAACCACCTACTACTACCGCTTCCTGGCAGGAGGCAGCACCAGCCCCACCGGCCGCACCCGCACCGCACCCGCAGAAAACGCCGCCGTCGCGCAACTCAAGTTCGCCTTCATCTCGTGCCAGGACTGGAGCGTCAACCACTGGGCCGCCTTCGACGACCTCGCCGCGCAAGACCTGGACTTCGTCGTTCACCTCGGCGACTACATCTACGAAACCGTCAAAGCCGGCTTCCAGACCGGCGGCGTCGAAAGCGCCCACGCCCCCCTGACGCTACCCGACGGCACCGCCCGCGCCGACGGCGCCATCTTCGCCACCACCCTTGCCGACTACCGCAGCCTCTACCGCAGCTACCGCTCCGACCCCCGCCTGCAGGCCCTGCACGCCCGCTACCCCGTCATCGCCATCTGGGATGACCACGAATTCTCCGACGACTGCTGGCAAGACCACCAGACCTACGGCGTCGCCGACGACGAAACCCCGCTCACCTCGCGCCGCCGCGGCGCCAGCCAGGCCTGGTTCGAATTCATGCCCGCCGACGTCTCGCTCGACCTCGCCAACCCTTCCTTCCAGAACATCCAGATCTACCGCGCCTTCCGCTTCGGCAGCCTCGCCACTTTGCTCATGACCGACGAGCGCCTCTACCGCGCCGACCACATCATTCCCGAGCAACAGGTCGGCAGCGAAATCGGCAGCCGCTACTTCGTCCCCAAGCGCCTGCTCTCCCAAGTCGAAAGCCTGAAAATGGCCAACGCCGGCGGCCAACTCACGCCCGTCTCCATCCTCGGCGACACCCAGCGCGACTGGTGGAAAGCCCAACTGGCCGCCAGCACCACCTCGTGGAACCTCTGGGGCAACGAAGTCTCGCTACTGCGCATGCAATTCAACGGCACCCAAGCCGTCGCCGGCCTGCTCGCCCAAGGCCTGGCCGCCGCACAATCCGCGCTGGCGCCCCTAACCGCCCTCATGGCCACCGCCCTGGCCCAGGACCTCACCGCCGCCGACCACACCAGCGGCAAACCCGTCACCGCCTACCCCGCGCTATCAACGCTGCTAGACACCCAAGCCGGCATCCCGCCCGCCGCCTTCGCAGTCCAGATCAAACCCCTGCTAGACGCCCAACTGCCGCCCTCACTGCTGCTCGACGAATACCTGCTGAACGCGGACCAATGGGACGGCTACAACGCCGAACGCAAGCACCTCATGGCCTACGTGCGCGACACCGGCATCCGCAACCTGGTCGCCCTCACCGGCGACATCCACGCCTTCTTCGCCGGCCCCGTCATGGACGACTACGACGCCGCCACCCCCAAACCCGTCATGGTCGACCTGGTCACCGCCGGCATCTCCAGCAACTCGTTCTTCAGCTACTTCAAGAACGTCGTCGACACCGACCCCGCCTTTGCCGCGGCCAAGCCGCTGATCTACGGCGAAAACGCGGGCAAGATCCAGAACGCGTTCAACAGCACGCTGATGCAATTCAATTCAGACTGGATGCGCCACATCGACACGGACGCGCAAGGCTACGCGGTGGTGACGCTGACGGAAACCGAACTACGCTGCGTCTTCAACAAGCTAAAGCCCCTGAACGGCACGCAACCGCCCGCCGCCCCGGTCGTGGCTTCACAGACTGTGCTCACCATTACTTCCGGCACCCCGGACGTGATCGTCGCAACGTGA
- a CDS encoding tRNA threonylcarbamoyladenosine dehydratase — translation MRSMNSPELIPEPADLDRRFGALSRLYGPEAPSRIRDAHVAVAGLGGVGSWTVEALARCGVGALTLIDLDHIAESNVNRQIHALSSTLGQSKVEAMAERVLAINPECRITRVDDFVSPENVGEVLPGPYTVIIDCTDQAAAKIAMILHARKLGVPMLLCGGAGGKTDPLALRAGDLSGAVNDALLSKLRNKLRREHGFPRASDKNGKALKRVPKMGVHALWFDQPAILPDAWTRPVEGEDDMGASGMTLAPQGLSCAGYGSVVTVTAAMGMAAANEALRLAV, via the coding sequence ATGCGATCCATGAACTCGCCCGAACTCATCCCTGAACCCGCCGATCTCGACCGCCGTTTCGGCGCGCTGTCGCGTCTTTATGGTCCCGAAGCGCCTTCCCGCATTCGTGATGCCCATGTTGCCGTTGCTGGCCTGGGAGGGGTTGGCTCGTGGACCGTCGAGGCGCTGGCGCGTTGCGGGGTGGGAGCGTTGACGTTGATCGATCTGGATCACATCGCCGAATCCAACGTGAACCGGCAGATCCATGCGTTGAGTTCGACGCTGGGGCAGTCGAAGGTGGAGGCGATGGCCGAGCGGGTGTTGGCCATCAATCCGGAATGCCGGATCACGCGGGTGGATGACTTTGTGTCGCCGGAGAACGTGGGCGAGGTGTTGCCGGGGCCGTATACGGTCATCATCGATTGCACGGATCAGGCCGCCGCGAAGATCGCGATGATCCTCCATGCGCGCAAGCTCGGCGTGCCGATGTTGCTGTGTGGCGGCGCGGGCGGGAAGACGGATCCGTTGGCGTTGCGGGCGGGGGATCTGTCGGGGGCGGTCAATGATGCGCTGCTCTCGAAGCTGCGCAACAAGTTGCGGCGCGAGCATGGGTTTCCGCGGGCGTCGGACAAGAACGGCAAGGCGCTCAAGCGGGTGCCGAAGATGGGCGTGCATGCGTTGTGGTTTGACCAGCCGGCGATTTTGCCGGATGCGTGGACCCGGCCGGTCGAGGGTGAGGACGACATGGGCGCGTCGGGGATGACGCTGGCGCCGCAGGGCTTGTCGTGCGCGGGTTATGGGTCGGTGGTTACCGTCACCGCCGCCATGGGCATGGCGGCGGCAAACGAGGCGCTTCGGTTGGCTGTTTGA
- a CDS encoding non-heme iron oxygenase ferredoxin subunit has translation MTVQWIKAIGRDEVPEEDVIAVEAGGKEIALYGVEGEVYATDNLCTHGNARLCDGFLTGHEIECPLHQGRFDVRDGRALCSPLRENIATYPVRIEDGVVFVAL, from the coding sequence ATGACTGTGCAATGGATCAAGGCCATCGGGCGCGATGAAGTCCCCGAAGAAGACGTCATCGCCGTCGAGGCAGGCGGAAAGGAGATCGCGCTATACGGCGTCGAAGGAGAGGTCTACGCCACCGACAACCTCTGTACGCACGGCAATGCCCGACTGTGCGACGGCTTCCTGACCGGCCACGAAATCGAATGCCCGCTGCACCAGGGCCGCTTCGACGTGCGCGACGGCCGCGCCCTGTGCTCGCCACTGCGCGAGAACATCGCGACCTATCCCGTGCGGATCGAGGATGGCGTCGTGTTCGTGGCGTTATGA
- a CDS encoding aromatic-ring-hydroxylating dioxygenase subunit beta has protein sequence MLDFPLYYQLTRLYTDYAAALDAGEWEKWPDFFTEDCVYKVLPRENYERGFPLATMAFESRGMLKDRIYGATETIFHDPYYQRHVVGAPRVLLVQDGRIESEANYAIFRTKPSQLTTVFNVGRYLDVIRQTPDGLKFESRLCIFDSELIPNSLIYPI, from the coding sequence ATGCTGGACTTTCCGCTCTACTACCAGCTCACCCGCCTGTACACCGACTACGCCGCCGCGCTCGACGCCGGCGAATGGGAAAAGTGGCCCGACTTCTTCACGGAAGACTGCGTCTACAAAGTGCTGCCGCGCGAAAACTACGAACGCGGCTTCCCGCTGGCGACCATGGCATTCGAGAGCCGCGGCATGTTGAAGGACCGCATCTACGGCGCCACCGAAACCATCTTCCACGACCCCTACTACCAACGCCACGTCGTTGGCGCCCCGCGCGTGCTGCTGGTGCAGGACGGCCGCATCGAGTCCGAAGCCAACTACGCCATCTTCCGCACCAAGCCCAGCCAGCTCACCACCGTCTTCAACGTGGGCCGATACCTCGACGTAATCCGCCAGACCCCCGACGGCCTCAAATTCGAATCGCGGCTGTGCATCTTCGACAGCGAGCTGATCCCGAATTCGCTGATCTATCCCATCTGA
- a CDS encoding aromatic ring-hydroxylating dioxygenase subunit alpha, translating to MNAPEHPIQFVPPWQGDGSHRIPFGVYTDAALHQRELERFFYRSHWSYVGLEAEIPNPGDFKRTVVGERSVILLRDNDGEVRVVENVCAHRGVQFCRERAGNRTEFVCPYHQWNYDLQGNLIGVPFRRGVKQDGKINGGMPPDFKPEEHGLTKLAVACRNGVVFASFDHDVEPLEDYLGSDIAHYFDRVFDGRELVIHGYSRQRIPGNWKLMQENIKDPYHPGLLHTWFVTFGLWRADNRSELKMDRHFRHAAMISTRGQGGKSTVTSGVSSFKEQMSLNDDRFLDIVQEPWWNGPTAVLMTLFPSVIIQQQVNSLSTRHIQPVGHDAFDFVWTHFGFADDTPEMTQRRLRQANLFGPAGFVSADDGEVIEFSQSGFEQKPWHRSVAELGGKTAENTDHMVTETLIRGMYAYWRRVMEA from the coding sequence ATGAACGCCCCCGAACACCCCATCCAATTCGTCCCGCCCTGGCAAGGCGACGGTTCCCATCGCATCCCGTTCGGCGTCTACACCGACGCCGCGCTGCACCAGCGCGAGCTGGAGCGCTTCTTCTACCGCAGTCATTGGAGCTACGTCGGCCTCGAAGCCGAAATCCCCAACCCCGGCGACTTCAAGCGCACGGTCGTGGGCGAGCGGTCCGTCATCCTGCTGCGCGACAACGACGGCGAAGTGCGCGTCGTGGAAAACGTCTGCGCCCATCGCGGCGTGCAGTTCTGCCGCGAACGCGCCGGCAACCGCACCGAGTTCGTCTGTCCCTACCATCAGTGGAACTACGACCTGCAGGGCAACCTGATCGGCGTGCCCTTCCGCCGCGGCGTCAAGCAGGACGGCAAGATCAACGGCGGCATGCCGCCCGACTTCAAGCCCGAAGAACACGGCCTGACAAAACTCGCGGTCGCCTGCCGCAACGGCGTAGTCTTCGCCTCCTTCGACCATGACGTCGAGCCGCTGGAAGACTACCTGGGTTCCGACATCGCGCATTACTTCGACCGCGTCTTCGACGGCCGCGAACTGGTGATCCACGGCTACAGCCGCCAGCGCATTCCCGGCAACTGGAAGCTGATGCAGGAGAACATCAAGGACCCCTATCACCCCGGCCTCCTGCACACCTGGTTCGTCACCTTCGGCCTTTGGCGCGCGGACAACCGGTCCGAACTAAAGATGGACCGCCACTTCCGCCACGCCGCCATGATCTCCACGCGCGGCCAGGGCGGCAAAAGCACCGTCACCAGCGGCGTGTCCAGCTTCAAGGAACAGATGTCGCTGAACGACGACCGCTTCCTGGACATCGTGCAGGAACCCTGGTGGAACGGCCCCACCGCCGTGCTCATGACGCTGTTCCCCAGCGTCATCATCCAGCAGCAGGTGAACTCGCTGTCCACCCGCCACATCCAGCCCGTCGGCCACGACGCCTTCGACTTCGTCTGGACCCATTTCGGCTTTGCCGACGACACCCCCGAAATGACCCAGCGCCGCCTGCGCCAGGCCAACCTCTTCGGCCCCGCCGGCTTCGTGTCCGCCGACGACGGCGAAGTCATCGAATTCTCGCAATCCGGCTTCGAACAAAAGCCCTGGCACCGCAGCGTCGCCGAACTGGGCGGCAAGACCGCCGAAAACACCGATCACATGGTCACCGAAACGCTGATACGCGGCATGTACGCGTACTGGCGCCGCGTGATGGAGGCGTGA
- a CDS encoding LysR family transcriptional regulator, producing the protein MNLKDVDLNLLVVFNELHKHGRVSAAAESLGISQPGVSNALSRLRKLLGDELFLRTSRGMVPTPYAESLAQPIADALAALQGTLNARVAFDPARSERSFVIGVNDVGETYFLPRLMRALDQVAPGVTIRTVRTTSIDVRDEMERGRMDLAMGFLPGLKGGFFQRRLFRQPYVCIFRQDHPLARSGVSARQFRAAEHVAIVSEGTGHGVVDEVIARAGIRRRLRLTVPHFMAVGPVLQATDMIAVVPQRFADCACGPFGLAATPCPVKIPESVINVFWHARNHREAANQWLRQVVVDVFAD; encoded by the coding sequence ATGAACCTGAAAGACGTGGATCTGAATCTGCTCGTCGTCTTCAATGAATTGCACAAGCATGGCCGCGTGTCGGCGGCGGCGGAAAGTCTGGGGATTTCGCAGCCGGGCGTCAGCAATGCGCTGAGCCGGCTGCGCAAGCTGCTGGGCGACGAGTTGTTCCTGCGGACCTCGCGCGGCATGGTGCCGACGCCGTATGCCGAGAGCCTGGCCCAGCCGATTGCCGATGCGCTCGCCGCGCTGCAAGGGACGCTGAACGCGCGGGTGGCATTCGATCCCGCGCGCAGCGAGCGTTCGTTTGTGATCGGGGTGAACGACGTGGGCGAGACCTACTTCCTGCCGCGCCTGATGCGGGCGCTGGATCAGGTGGCGCCGGGCGTGACCATTCGCACGGTGCGCACGACGTCGATCGACGTGCGCGACGAGATGGAGCGGGGCCGCATGGATCTGGCCATGGGCTTTCTGCCCGGATTGAAGGGCGGGTTCTTTCAGCGGCGGCTGTTTCGCCAGCCCTATGTGTGCATCTTCCGGCAGGACCATCCGCTGGCGCGCTCGGGCGTGTCGGCCCGGCAGTTCCGCGCGGCCGAGCACGTGGCGATCGTGTCCGAGGGCACGGGCCACGGCGTGGTGGACGAGGTGATTGCACGCGCGGGCATCAGACGCCGGCTGCGGCTGACGGTGCCGCACTTCATGGCGGTGGGGCCCGTGCTGCAGGCCACCGACATGATCGCGGTGGTGCCGCAGCGCTTTGCCGACTGCGCTTGCGGCCCGTTCGGCCTGGCGGCCACGCCCTGCCCGGTGAAGATCCCGGAGTCCGTCATCAACGTGTTCTGGCACGCCCGCAACCACCGCGAAGCCGCCAACCAGTGGCTCCGGCAGGTGGTGGTGGACGTGTTTGCGGATTGA